The window GAGCTCTGGGCCGGCGCCGACGCCGCGGACCACGTGGAGCGGGAGCGTCGCGCGTGGGACTGATGGAAGCCCTCGGCCCCGGCCCCGTAGCCGTGGACACCGCGGTCTTCATCTACTTCGCCGAGGAGCACCCGGCCTTCCTTCCGCCGGCCCGGCAGATCTTCGCCGCCGCCGACCGGGGAGACCTGGAGGTCGTGACCTCGGAGATCACCCTCCTCGAGGTCCTCGTCGTTCCCTATCGTGCGGGGAATCTCCCCCTGGCGGCGCGCTACGAGGCCCTCCTGACGCGGAGCCGTGGCGTGCGCCTGGTGCTCCTGGACCGCGTCCTGCTTCGAACGGCCGCCCAGCTGCGGGCCGTCCACGGCATCCGGACGCCCGACGCGCTTCAGCTCGCGGCGGCGCTGACGGCTCGCTGCTCGGCGTTCCTCACCAACGACCGGAGGCTCCCCACCGTCCCGGGGCTGCCGGTCGTACAGCTCTCCGACCACGCGTGAGGCTCCGGCCGTCTACATCCTCCAGGCGTCCTCCACGTGCTCCACGGCGGGCTCCCCTCCCCCGCCCACCAGCACCGCCACCGCGTCGAAGCGGTACACGTCGCCCGGGCGGCCGTGGCGGTCCACCCAGGCCTGCGCCACCTGCCCGATCTCCCGGCGCTTCTTCCAGGTGATGGCTTCCAGCGGGTGGCCGTAGCCGTGGCCGCCGCGCGTCTTCACCTCCACGAACGCGACGACCTCGCCGCGGCGCGCGACGAGGTCGATCTCCTTGCGTCCCAGGCGGAAGTTGCGGGCCACCA of the Longimicrobiaceae bacterium genome contains:
- a CDS encoding YraN family protein, whose translation is MGTSGPLRPSRRATKPLGDRGEEIAARYLAARGWTVVARNFRLGRKEIDLVARRGEVVAFVEVKTRGGHGYGHPLEAITWKKRREIGQVAQAWVDRHGRPGDVYRFDAVAVLVGGGGEPAVEHVEDAWRM
- a CDS encoding type II toxin-antitoxin system VapC family toxin, coding for MEALGPGPVAVDTAVFIYFAEEHPAFLPPARQIFAAADRGDLEVVTSEITLLEVLVVPYRAGNLPLAARYEALLTRSRGVRLVLLDRVLLRTAAQLRAVHGIRTPDALQLAAALTARCSAFLTNDRRLPTVPGLPVVQLSDHA